ACGGGAACTATCACCCGTATCACCTTCTCGAATATTAAAGGAAAGCGGTCAGCGGTAGGACTTCTGCCTCTTGGCCCTCGGACCCTTGGTGGAGCGGTTGGGCTTGTGCGGCTCGGTTCTCCTGCTGTCCCCAACGAGCATGGTTCTGTCGTACTTCATAAACTTTTCCTTGAGGTTCATGTCGTTGGTCCACTCGACGAGGGCCCTGGCTATGGCAACCCTAGCGGCCTCGGCCTGACCCATGAAGCCACCGCCCTCGACCTTGACGTCTATGTCCACTTTGCTGACTATCTCCTCGCCAGCGAGGACGAGCGGCTCCATTATGGTGAAGCGCGCTATCTCCGGCTCAATGATCTCGACCGGCCTGTGGTTGATCCTGACTCTGCCCTTTCCTTCCCTTATGGTGGCCCTCGCGATGGCCGTCTTCCTCTTACCAGCAGTCTGAATGACCCTCATCTTTCTCACCTCAGAACTTTCCACCGAGGAACTTGGCAACCTCGCCAACGGTGACGTACTTCGGGGTTGCAAGCCTTGACATGTGGGCCTCGCTTATGGTCTCAAGCTCCCTGCCCTCGAACTCCTTTGGGATTCCAA
This Thermococcus cleftensis DNA region includes the following protein-coding sequences:
- a CDS encoding 30S ribosomal protein S9, translating into MRVIQTAGKRKTAIARATIREGKGRVRINHRPVEIIEPEIARFTIMEPLVLAGEEIVSKVDIDVKVEGGGFMGQAEAARVAIARALVEWTNDMNLKEKFMKYDRTMLVGDSRRTEPHKPNRSTKGPRAKRQKSYR